One window of the Ammospiza nelsoni isolate bAmmNel1 chromosome 2, bAmmNel1.pri, whole genome shotgun sequence genome contains the following:
- the LCMT2 gene encoding tRNA wybutosine-synthesizing protein 4: MTRKHVSCDQVPVVAVSDQGRWVGPVPAVPARVTGTDGPDGSRSAGGTAVPGRARRGRAPRAAPQCRAGPAGGALCALCLPRCARASGRCRCGVRRMGRGRPGACHPRSECHPRSESHPRGPAAAGNSPGSLGPAASEGEGKRRLGRRGIRRRWALLSAPLGVLPGLPGPAIPCVSGVAVPAGSGSSAVSLPRQVQGTGGSSAVSKCSAAARGYIRDRFLRLLAERRRRRAPLIHRGYYIRARAVDHCVQDFLLKTQSLPRTQILSLGAGFDSLYFRLKDMGLLQHTVVYEVDFPDVACQKAALIKGVKELSALVGDAGGEGLGAITISGDDYKLLGVDLSELPELERTLEEAGLNNEIPTLFIAEVVLTYMETARSDALIQWAAERFPRACFLLYEQVQPQDPFGHIMQQHFRQLSTALRSLELYPDCPAQHGRFLAQGWTECSVMDMNEFFTCCIPEDEQQRVQTLEPFDEYEEWHLKCSHYFVLAASKGMEPSWTPLSPSGTVPRHAGPVGVAGSVPAAVCAGLSGVPGLRRYGHRSLLVKPNVIVTTGGFGEEHGQHCRVRNVHLLSRHAGHWEAVCVTQNAPDQRWGERLYHTVSRLSDTLALVVGGRTSPSSTGLGMLWLKFPKTCGASGPGDVAVELASLQPDAEAAALRWRHSTTEITFKGEQYLFVYGGRSALQPVLGDWHFLHAPELSCTAIAVDGPVPESRHSHSACSWEGGVLIAGGLGAAEQPLGSVFLLRELEHGFQWQTIETHPPLVPRYSHTAHVHEGKLLLVGGVWFHASSVPGVTVIDLMTGLCLNYVINVEHLEWPLMLHNHSSVFLPDEKELLVIGGGGNCFSFGTHLNPEPVLLSLSSILASH, encoded by the exons ATGACCAGGAAGCATGTCTCGTGTGACCAGGTTCCTGTGGTTGCTGTCAGCGATCAGGGCCGGTGGGTGGGTCCGGTGCCGGCTGTCCCTGCCCGTGTCACCGGGACGGACGGGCCCGATGGTTCCCGCTCCGCGGGCGGCACCGCagtgccgggccgggcccgcagGGGGCGCGCTCCGCGGGCGGCACCGCagtgccgggccgggcccgcagGGGGCGCGCTCTGCGCTCTCTGCCTCCCGCGCTGCGCGCGCGCTTCCGGTCGGTGTCGGTGCGGCGTGCGCAGGATGGGCCGCGGGCGTCCCGGCGCT TGCCACCCCCGCTCCGAGTGCCACCCCCGCTCCGAGAGCCACCCCCGGGGGCCGGCTGCTGCGGGGAACAGCCCGGGGAGCCTCGGCCCGGCTGCTTCGGAGGGCGAGGGGAAGCGGAGGCTGGGTCGGAGGGGGATCCGACGGCGGTGGGCACTGCTGTCCGCTCCCCTCGGGGTCCTCCCGGGGCTGCCCGGCCCCGCCATCCCGTGCGTTTCTGGGGTCGCGGTGCCGGCCGGGAGCGGCAGCAGCGCCGTGTCATTGCCCCGGCAGGTGCAGGGCAccggcggcagcagcgccgtCAGCAAGTGCTCGGCGGCAGCGCGGGGCTACATCCGGGACCGGTTCCTGCGGCTCCtggcggagcggcggcggcggcgggcgcccCTGATCCACCG GGGTTATTACATCCGTGCCCGTGCTGTGGATCACTGTGTTCAGGACTTCCTGCTGAAGACACAGAGCCTGCCCAGGACACAG ATCCTGTCTTTAGGTGCTGGCTTTGATTCCTTATACTTCCGTTTGAAGGATATGGGTCTTCTGCAGCACACTGTGGTGTATGAGGTAGATTTCCCAGATGTGGCATGCCAAAAAGCTGCTCTGATCAAAGGAGTGAAGGAGTTGTCAGCACTGGTGGGAGACGCTGGAGGGGAAGGATTAG GAGCCATTACCATTTCTGGAGATGACTATAAATTACTGGGAGTGGATTTATCAGAGCTCCCTGAGCTGgagagaaccctggaggaagcagGACTGAACAATGAAATCCCCACCCTCTTCATCGCAGAGGTGGTGCTCACCTACATGGAGACCGCCAG GTCAGATGCCCTGATTCAGTGGGCAGCAGAGCGTTTCCCTCGGGCGTGCTTCCTGCTGTACGAGCAGGTGCAGCCTCAGGACCCCTTTGGGCACATCATGCAGCAGCACTTCAGGCAGCTGAGCACGGCGCTGCGCTCGCTGGAGCTGTATCCCGACTGCCCGGCCCAGCACGGGCGCTTCCTGGCCCAG GGCTGGACTGAGTGCAGTGTCATGGATATGAATGAGTTTTTCACCTGTTGTATTCCAGAAGATGAGCAGCAAAGAGTGCAGACTCTGGAGCCTTTTGATGAGTATGAG GAATGGCATCTGAAGTGTTCTCATTACTTTGTGTTGGCTGCATCGAAGGGGATGGAACCTTCCTGGACTCCGTTGTCACCCAGTGGGACAG TGCCCCGTCACGCTGGTCCTGTCGGGGTGGcaggcagtgtccctgcagcagtgtgtgcagggctCTCAGGGGTTCCTGGCCTGAGGCGTTACGGTCACCGCTCTCTTCTTGTAAAGCCCAACGTGATTGTCACCACGGGAGGCTTTGGGGAGGAGCATGGGCAGCACTGCCGTGTGAGGAATGTCCACCTGCTGAGCAGGCATGCAGGCCACTGGGAGGCTGTCTGTGTGACACAGAATGCTCCTGATCAAAGATGGG GTGAGAGGTTGTACCATACTGTGTCTCGTCTCTCGGACACTCTGGCTCTGGTGGTAGGAGGACGGACATCCCCATCGAGCACAGGCTTGGGAATGTTGTGGCTGAAGTTCCCCAAAACCTGTGGTGCTTCAGGCCCAGGTGACGTTGCAGTGGAGCTTGCAAGTCTGCAGCCTGatgctgaagcagcagctttgcGTTGGAGACACAGCACAACTGAAATTACATTCAAAG GTGAGCAGTACCTGTTTGTGTACGGTGGCCgttctgctctgcagcctgtgctcgGGGATTGGCATTTCCTGCACGCTCCAGAGCTCTCCTGCACTGCG ATTGCTGTTGATGGTCCAGTCCCAGAAAGCCGCCACTCTCacagtgcctgcagctgggaaggaggtgTGCTGATTGCAGGAggtctgggagcagctgagcagccctTGGGGTCAGTTTTCCTTCTGAGGGAGCTTGAACATGGCTTTCAGTGGCAGACAATAGAGACACACCCTCCTCTTGTCCCACG GTATTCACATACTGCACATGTGCATGAAGGAAAGCTTCTGCTCGTTGGTGGAGTGTGGTTCCATGCATCCTCTGTGCCCGGTGTCACTGTCATCGACCTCATGACCGGGCTCTGCTTGAACTATGTGATTAATGTG gagcacctggagtgGCCATTAATGCTACATAATCACAGCAGTGTCTTTCTGCCAGATGAGAAGGAGCTGTTGGTCATTGGCGGTGGTGGAAACTGCTTCTCCTTTGGGACACACCTGAACCCAGAGCCTGTCTTGCTGAGCCTCAGCAGCATCCTGGCCAGCCACTGA